A region from the Dehalococcoides mccartyi CG5 genome encodes:
- a CDS encoding rhomboid family intramembrane serine protease: protein MKFSNYRNQPDVILLIIITCVVVFFGVNFVPQLGPYLALQPATAISHPWTIVTSLFVHADLWHLFANMLTLYFFGNALLQMISQRSWLIIFFGGGLAGSLLFILLNAGSYGYVIGASGAVFALGGALAVLRPNSKVMVFPLPIPIPLWIAVIGSFIILSFLPSVAWQGHLGGLLVGLACGYLIQQGKFKF, encoded by the coding sequence ATGAAATTTTCAAACTACCGTAACCAGCCGGATGTCATACTTCTGATAATAATCACCTGCGTGGTTGTATTCTTCGGGGTTAATTTCGTTCCTCAGCTTGGGCCGTACCTTGCGCTTCAACCTGCAACCGCCATCAGCCACCCTTGGACTATTGTAACCAGCCTGTTTGTCCACGCAGACCTCTGGCATCTTTTTGCCAATATGCTCACCCTGTATTTCTTCGGCAATGCCCTGCTCCAGATGATAAGCCAGCGCAGTTGGCTGATAATATTCTTCGGGGGCGGTCTGGCAGGCAGTTTGCTGTTTATACTACTAAACGCCGGTTCATACGGATATGTAATAGGTGCTTCAGGGGCGGTTTTTGCACTTGGCGGAGCTCTGGCAGTACTTCGCCCGAACTCCAAGGTTATGGTCTTCCCTCTGCCAATACCCATCCCTCTCTGGATTGCAGTCATTGGCAGCTTTATTATCCTGTCCTTCCTTCCGTCGGTTGCCTGGCAGGGACATCTGGGGGGATTACTCGTCGGGCTTGCCTGCGGCTACCTTATCCAGCAGGGTAAATTCAAGTTTTAA